The following are from one region of the Colias croceus chromosome 4, ilColCroc2.1 genome:
- the LOC123691447 gene encoding ester hydrolase C11orf54-like codes for MTSIDYSKVPIQEKSLYTPPLAEVAEVLSRGLRNTFESVSVSAEECPDLRKAPFDLTTPGLSGNAKLIELGGPPYLVPLVQRDKIYDLAALLRHLARDPALLAGAGAGPWPYIGVNCEGIINMAVRDGSVEQGTRIVSITPVGAAKGSGHFLQQQLPNNETRTALLGNYLLSEGKPGMVIKVEVKKRIGPSNFITAIRETLKEHYGDKVVGLGGAFVLRAGKVKHHVMPDFSASPLCTDSDVDAWLHYFEMTAPIMHVGTLVTGDMGLDLRVQHFHGYSAHGEGGHYHYDTTPDAAHYEGYFVLADSVVRVDRPEATHAIGRD; via the exons ATGACTTCAATAGATTACTCCAAAGTGCCAATACAGGAGAAATCCCTGTACACACCACCGTTAGCAGAAGTGGCTGAAG TATTATCTCGTGGTCTCCGCAACACGTTCGAGTCGGTCAGCGTCTCTGCAGAAGAATGTCCAGACCTCAGAAAAGCACCATTTGATCTGACCACTCCag GGTTGTCAGGCAATGCGAAGCTCATCGAGCTGGGTGGTCCCCCGTACTTGGTGCCGCTGGTGCAGCGCGACAAGATCTACGACCTGGCGGCGCTGCTGCGGCACCTCGCGCGCGACCCCGCGCTGCTGGCCGGCGCGGGTGCGGGACCCTGGCCGTACATTGGCGTTAACTGTGAG GGTATCATAAACATGGCAGTCCGCGACGGCTCAGTGGAGCAAGGCACGCGCATCGTGTCGATCACGCCGGTGGGCGCGGCCAAGGGCAGCGGCCACTTCCTGCAGCAGCAGCTGCCGAACAACGAGACCAGAACCGCGCTGCTCGGGAACTACTTGCTGTCGGAGGGAAAACCTGGCATG GTCATAAAAGTAGAAGTTAAGAAACGTATTGGACCATCAAACTTCATCACAGCAATCAGAGAAACTTTGAAAGAACATTACGGAGACAAAGTTGTCG GTCTGGGCGGCGCGTTCGTGCTGCGCGCGGGCAAGGTGAAGCACCACGTGATGCCGGACTTCTCCGCCAGTCCGCTCTGCACCGACTCGGACGTGGACGCGTGGCTGCACTATTTCGAGATGACCGCGCCCATCATGCACGTGGGCACGCTGGTTACCGGCGATATG GGCCTGGACCTGCGCGTGCAGCACTTCCACGGGTACAGCGCGCACGGCGAGGGCGGGCACTACCACTACGACACGACGCCGGACGCCGCGCACTACGAGGGCTACTTCGTGCTCGCCGACAGCGTTGTGCGGGTCGACCGCCCGGAGGCCACGCACGCTATTGGACGCGATTGA
- the LOC123691255 gene encoding E3 ubiquitin-protein ligase RNF34, with translation MPCESCAVQFSVFKRKRPCSECERYYCSACLRRGGGIMCAPCRVLSTRPLSRQTIAHLKVRDLQCFLQRQNVSTRGCVEKEELLSLCISHVNSSAYRRRGPRAGASPFTSTLKGITNNINDFITSTFDLRNTAQPAPPPNRSSCFNSAHAHTPSSGTENIQPNINNSDRRFTTTPGGEQDIRVPVPEPAVSRSESSGSVRVDTTDCFEIEDLDDTGWEFVTRPPAEPLPNDSEVLITSHTIPPPNNSSERIIERAASELELYRPESADTARSDTASLQDEPVMQDGIKDEDDSPKHINLEHIKQASDLDALNVKQLKELLTRNRVEYRGCLERKDLLERAKMLWRDHAKYKDEIDNLPLEECCKICFAAPLECVLLECGHIAACTACAKQLAECPICRQYVVRAVRFFRS, from the exons ATGCCTTGCGAGAGCTGCGCCGTGCAGTTCAGCGTGTTCAAAAGGAAACGACCATGCTCTGAGTGTGAACGGTATTACTGCAGCGCGTGCCTGCGCCGAGGCGGCGGGATCATGTGCGCCCCTTGCCGGGTGCTCTCCACCAGACCCCTGTCCAGACAAACCATAGCCCACCTGAAAGTCCGCGATCTCCAATGCTTCCTCCAGCGACAAAATGTTTCCACGCGAGGCTGTGTTG AAAAAGAAGAGCTCCTAAGCCTCTGCATCTCACACGTGAACAGCTCAGCGTACCGCCGCCGCGGTCCGCGCGCCGGCGCCAGTCCGTTCACCAGCACGCTAAAAGGCATCACAAATAACATCAACGACTTCATCACATCCACCTTCGATCTGAGGAACACTGCGCAGCCTGCACCGCCTCCTAATAGAA GTAGTTGTTTCAATTCAGCTCATGCACACACACCCTCCAGTGGAACGGAGAATATTCAACCAAATATTAACAATTCTGACCGAAGGTTCACAACCACTCCAG GTGGTGAGCAAGACATCCGCGTGCCCGTACCGGAGCCCGCGGTGTCCCGCAGCGAGTCGTCGGGCAGCGTGCGCGTGGATACAACCGACTGCTTCGAGATAGAAGACCTGGATGATACCGGCTGGGAGTTTGTCACACGACCGCCTGCGGAGCCGCTGCCCaatg ATTCAGAAGTGCTAATCACAAGCCACACTATCCCACCACCGAACAACTCAAGCGAGCGTATAATCGAGCGGGCGGCTTCAGAGCTGGAGCTGTACCGGCCCGAGTCGGCCGACACCGCGCGCTCCGACACTGCAAGTCTGCAGGACGAGCCCGTCATGCAGGATGGGATCAAGGATGAGGATG ATAGTCCAAAGCATATAAACCTGGAGCACATAAAACAAGCGTCAGATTTAGACGCGTTGAATGTGAAACAACTTAAGGAGCTACTAACCCGCAACCGCGTGGAGTACCGCGGCTGTCTCGAGCGGAAGGACCTGCTCGAGAGGGCCAAAATGCTGTGGAGGGACCACGCTAAATATAAAGATG AGATCGACAACCTGCCGCTGGAGGAGTGCTGCAAGATCTGCTTCGCGGCGCCGCTGGAGTGCGTGCTGCTGGAGTGCGGCCACATCGCCGCCTGCACCGCCTGCGCCAAGCAGCTCGCCGAGTGCCCCATCTGCCGCCAGTACGTCGTGCGCGCCGTGCGCTTCTTCCGCTCCTGA